The Betta splendens chromosome 12, fBetSpl5.4, whole genome shotgun sequence genome contains the following window.
ataatATTCAGTAATAATAAGGTCAGCAACTTAACAAATACACAtaaaacaacatactgtaacaccaTTTAAGTTGAGATGCAAGAGACAAAGACACGTGATCAACAGAACAATGGGTTTCTCTATTTACAAGGGGTAAGTCCAGTAAGGTTATATTAAATTCACTTACAGAGCGATTAGGGTTATGCACTTAGAGTACCTGAAGGTGAAGGCTGTCCCTTCACAACGCCATTCTTCGTTCTCTCCTCAAAGTTCATCACCTCTTTGTAAATTAGTTCTGCCAAGGAACAAAAGGTAAGAGACAAGAAAATACGGTGAGGCTTGATTAAAGGGTAGAAACGGGAGAGTGTGAGGGTCCGGCTCTCACCTTTCCACTCATCAATGGAGTGTTCTCTTTCATCCAGCTGCTTGTCGTAGAtctgaggtggaggctgaggatgagaaAGCAATACTATTTTAGTGGCGGCGCATCACATCAAATTTCATGCCATCCAAAACATTCATACTTTATCTGCAGGTGTAAGATTCAAACTAAACATTCTCGGGCTCATTCTAATGATGCCGCTGTTGTTGTTGAAATATCTGAGCATGGAACAATCTTTGAGCATGAAAAGCACATCTATCGTTACGTAACTCAACATATAAACATGCTGGAGCACAAAGTAAGCGCGTGTGGGTTATGGCGAAAGGATAATATGCATataaataaaggaaaacaagcacagggTAGTAAATATTCAGAGACATGAGATGGGAAGTGTCAGGAGGGCTGTCCAGCTAAAGTGACTACGGCCTCCTCCCTTCAGGTTTGTCATTTCATCTACAGGGACACAAATTCGCTGTCTGGCATCCAGTCAACCTTCTTATCACTCATTGGTAGTGATTCAGACTGACATCATAATCCTCCCCTGGACCACCTTTAAAACTCTGTGATGACACTAGAGGGACTATTACAGGTCAGCACTGGTCAGCGAGAGCGGAACAGAAGGGAAGCGTTTACCTCAAATCAGTGTATTAATTAAATGTTGTCGAGTGTAAAAATCGTCTCGGGGATAATCTGTGTCTCAGACACATGCGTACCACAGGTGAAGCCTCTTGATGCCGGTAACAAGGTGATGAGCTGATGCCCTGCTCTCTGTGATGCACAATGCTGTGTCTACCATGGCGCTATCGTTTAAGTGTGTCTCTGCAAACTGAGGACCAATAGAGTAATCTTCTTAGATGTGGGGCGGTTGTTATTTACCATGGATATTTGGATGAGATCTCTGGCCTTCATCAGCATGAGATGACATTAGAGAagggaaaacagcagaaaacgTGTTGAAATGCCATTCAGAGCCATAAGAAAAACACACCACATCAACTaacaacaacatcatcatcaaacCATCACTGATAGCAACAAGTTATTCATGGCTACAATCATAGCATCGGGTGCATGTACGGTGTGACTGCTAACCGGCGGGACAGGGTTTATCAGCTGGTCATGCTCTCGTTAGTGCACTGCTGCAAGTGGAAGCGGAATCATCGAGCTGCAGATGGCTTTTTCCCAATCTCACTGTCACCTCATACTAATGAGGCGCTGATGAAGAATTAGGTTTCAGAAACACCACCACTCTGGTTGTTTTCATATCTTAGCAGCAAGATTTAGACTGAATCTGAAATATTCCAgaaattatataaaatcaataaataaaatgagaaaaatgaaaatgagatgTGAAAGGAAAATTTTAAAGCACGTGTAAATGCATTAATCCAATAATTCTTATTACTCTTGGAGCATTTATCAGTTAAAAACTCATATGTGGACGTCGTCAAATGAATAAACGGAGGGGAGTCATCATCATTATTTCTGGTAAGTCTGCAAACATGGAGAGTCTTTAAACAGTGCTGACCAATGGAAGACGGCAGGAGAGGATTGAGCTCAGGCAAATGATCGATACGCAGCTCTGCCAAAGTCCTACTCACCGCCTCCACCTCAGCTGGATCGTACCACACGTTGATGTAGGGGTGCTGCAAGGCCTCATCCACCGATATCCGCTTGGCGGGGTCGATGATCAGCATCTTAGACAGCAGGTCTCTGGCCTGGCTcgctgagagagagagcaaaggaaGGCGAGTGGCGGATATTAAAGAGAGGAATGAACAGGGAAGCATCAGTTTTATTGACAAAGACAGAATCTGGGAGAAAGGTTCTGCTCCGTGGTCTTTAAGCATCTGGGTCGTCACATAAAAGCGCCATCTGCATCGTCTGAAGCTCATGCGGTCTCTCCACCCTCAGGCCGCCTTGGGCTGATCTGAAATCGAGAACCCTTTGACCACGAGCATCCGTCTCCTACGGGCGCTGACCTTCGCTATAAATAGCGGCGCGGCgcggagaagaagaagctgaagcgaGATCGGATGAGCCCGGCACGAGGCTGCAGTTCCCTCAGCCCCAACATGTCAATAAGGAGAGGATGGTGAATCTGTAAAAGGACTCCTCCGGCCTGTGAATCAGCCGTCAGTACTTTAAAAACGTCCTACCTTTGAGTTTGTTGTGCTCGGAGTCAGCGGGAAACAGGCAGTCGGGGAAGAGCTTGGGGAAGGTGAGGCCCGCGTACTTTGGCCGGTTCTCCACGTAGTTCCGCACCGtgggctgcagcttcttcatgaATTCGGGCGAGGGCGTCCCCAGCTGCTCGATCACCTTGTTCCACTGGTCGATGTCTGGCGTGTTGGGTCGGGATTAAGGGAAACGCGCAGGTGTGTCAGCGTGGGCCTCCGCTCCCTGCTGACAGTGGATGTTTCCTCTCTCACCCCTCCTCtctaatgccccccccccccccccctttcccacAGTTCTCACACCGCCGCTTCTTTCTTGTCTCCTCTGCCCATTGGCTGCGATCCACCCGCCGCTCACTGAGCCATTCTCCTCCTTTCCACTGAGACTCTCACCCGCGGCTCTTTAGCCGCCCAAGGTGTTTTTCCTAAGCGCGTCcgtgccaaaaaaaaaaacaaactaaacgcGCAGCCCCTCCCCCACTGCAATGCGTTTCTGCGCTTCGTGTCTCGGGGCATCGTGCATCGTGGGTTTTGCGAAGGGGAGAACAGAAGGATACGGTCAGTCCCGGGGAACAGCACCGTCCCTCTTATCACTTCTCCAAAGATGCAGCCGACTGACCACATGTCCACTGGgggtcacacatacacacgcatgcacgcccGCACAAGCACATTCAAACGTGTGTCATCTACAATAGCTTGTCTCTCGActccctgctgcagcacacgccCACCGTGGCCCAGGTAGACGGCCAGCTGCGCTTTATCATTATTCAGCAGACACCCACAAGTGCAGATAACGTTAACCGGGTCAATACCACAGGTTGAAAAGTCTATGAAGCAAATTAAGattagcagcagcctgagcaccAATCCAGAACTCGTCTCTAAGCGGGAGATTAAGCAGCGCCTCTACAGCGAGGAAGGATGGACTGTGATAAAGACTGCAGGTCATTgcaccagcagagacacaggacacagagagagaacgTTAATCTCGGGGGGTGTTCAGTGACATCGCAGCATTTGACATCAAATACTAGGGAGGAGTTTCACTACTTAATTTGTGCCTTCATAACTTTAAAtgatacaaataaaacaaaacctaaCAATTTATTGTGTTGATTTATCTCTTCTTCTAAAACTGAATGATGCACATTGTATCAAATGGAAAGATGTACTTGATCCAAGATCATGTGCACTAACCTGGAGGTTCTCCCTGCAGAGGTAAGTCCATCAGGGGATGCAATTAGAGAACAGCCCCCTCAGCAACATGAGAACACAGTTTACCACTCAAACATGATGTTACTGtattaaaaggttaaaaaggTCAGGCAGATCAAAGCGTGGTTTAGTTTAAGTAGCACACAGAGAACATGAGGACAGGTGCAAGTAAGTCAAGTCGGACCAGAACGGGTATTAAATGATTAAGTTATTAAAACGTCTGCACCTCTACCTGTTATTTCATAAATGCCCCAACAAGGAACCCGTCACCACCAGATCACACGTCTGCGTGTTTACAAGGATACAGTCCCGGCCGGGGAAGAGGATTTTGTGGCGCACCATTTCCCCCATAATGCACCCGACCGACCATATATCCACTGCGCAGCAGGAAGCGAGGGGCGGGACCAAGAGGGAGGCGACAGCGGAAGGAGAGAAGCAAAGGTTAGCGTGAGCCACGTCTGGGGGAGGCAACAATGATTAGTGGCCAGCTGTTACTCGGCGTGAGGCGAGTAATTAGTGAGAGGAGAGTTAGAAGCGAAGAAGAGCAGAAGATGAGAAAGGAAGCATAGGAGGAGGGCGGCTAATGACTCACAGCCCAGTGAGCTCCTCGGAGGGTCTGGGGGCTTTTAATCAGTGACTCATTCCTCCAACACTTCAGTTCACTTTAAGTTAAATCGCCGCTCAAACGCTTTCGTTTTACATAATATGAATTTTCACTCCCCCGGAAGCGAGTGGCACCGAACGCGGCTTGACTGCAGCCGTTTTTGTCATTTCGTTAACTCAAGGACAAAATGCTACTTCGATACCGGCCGAGCGTAACTGAGTGTGACCGTGTTAAACGCGGGGGCTCATCCTCACCATTCTCCTTGTATCCCATGCCCAGGATGACCTCCGGTGCTCTGTAGTATCTAGTCACCACATACGGGGTCATCATGAAGCTCGTGCCCGCGGTCCGGGCCAGGCCGAAGTCCAGGATCTTCAGGGTGCAGTCGGACTTCACCACTATATTGCTTGGTTTGAGGTCCTGAAGGCCGAGAGGAAAGGGCTGAAATCTAAATACcgctcataatcatatttgtgcTGATCTGGATGGCAGAGATTAATCAGACACGGTGGGATGTGCGGCCTAACGAGCTTCACTGGTGGATTTAACGCCTCGTTATGTGATGCTACGTAATGCTACATCGTATCTGCACAGATGAAAAGCCTCCCACCCTGTGAATGATGCCGGCCGAGTGCAGGTGCTTGATCCCACACAGCATCTGGTAGAGCAGGTAGGACATCCTCTCGTGGTCCAGCTCCATCTGAATCACCTGGCACAAGTTGGcgtccatcagctccatcactaggTACCTG
Protein-coding sequences here:
- the mapk10 gene encoding mitogen-activated protein kinase 10 isoform X6, giving the protein MKLQAQVFMSRHFLYNCSQPILDVKIAFCQGFGKQVDVSYIAKHYNMSKSKVDNQFYSVEVGDSTFTVLKRYQNLKPIGSGAQGIVCAGYDAVLDRNVAIKKLSRPFQNQTHAKRAYRELVLMKCVNHKNIISLLNVFTPQKSLEEFQDVYLVMELMDANLCQVIQMELDHERMSYLLYQMLCGIKHLHSAGIIHRDLKPSNIVVKSDCTLKILDFGLARTAGTSFMMTPYVVTRYYRAPEVILGMGYKENVDIWSVGCIMGEMVRHKILFPGRDYIDQWNKVIEQLGTPSPEFMKKLQPTVRNYVENRPKYAGLTFPKLFPDCLFPADSEHNKLKASQARDLLSKMLIIDPAKRISVDEALQHPYINVWYDPAEVEAARDLIQISMPPPQIYDKQLDEREHSIDEWKELIYKEVMNFEERTKNGVVKGQPSPSGTLSA
- the mapk10 gene encoding mitogen-activated protein kinase 10 isoform X8; the protein is MSKSKVDNQFYSVEVGDSTFTVLKRYQNLKPIGSGAQGIVCAGYDAVLDRNVAIKKLSRPFQNQTHAKRAYRELVLMKCVNHKNIISLLNVFTPQKSLEEFQDVYLVMELMDANLCQVIQMELDHERMSYLLYQMLCGIKHLHSAGIIHRDLKPSNIVVKSDCTLKILDFGLARTAGTSFMMTPYVVTRYYRAPEVILGMGYKENVDIWSVGCIMGEMVRHKILFPGRDYIDQWNKVIEQLGTPSPEFMKKLQPTVRNYVENRPKYAGLTFPKLFPDCLFPADSEHNKLKASQARDLLSKMLIIDPAKRISVDEALQHPYINVWYDPAEVEAARDLIQISMPPPQIYDKQLDEREHSIDEWKELIYKEVMNFEERTKNGVVKGQPSPSGAAVNSSESLPPSSSINDISSMSTDQTLASDTDSSLETSAGPLGCCR
- the mapk10 gene encoding mitogen-activated protein kinase 10 isoform X5, encoding MKLQAQVFMSRHFLYNCSQPILDVKIAFCQGFGKQVDVSYIAKHYNMSKSKVDNQFYSVEVGDSTFTVLKRYQNLKPIGSGAQGIVCAGYDAVLDRNVAIKKLSRPFQNQTHAKRAYRELVLMKCVNHKNIISLLNVFTPQKSLEEFQDVYLVMELMDANLCQVIQMELDHERMSYLLYQMLCGIKHLHSAGIIHRDLKPSNIVVKSDCTLKILDFGLARTAGTSFMMTPYVVTRYYRAPEVILGMGYKENVDMWSVGCIFGEVIRGTVLFPGTDHIDQWNKVIEQLGTPSPEFMKKLQPTVRNYVENRPKYAGLTFPKLFPDCLFPADSEHNKLKASQARDLLSKMLIIDPAKRISVDEALQHPYINVWYDPAEVEAPPPQIYDKQLDEREHSIDEWKELIYKEVMNFEERTKNGVVKGQPSPSGAAVNSSESLPPSSSINDISSMSTDQTLASDTDSSLETSAGPLGCCR
- the mapk10 gene encoding mitogen-activated protein kinase 10 isoform X2, translating into MKLQAQVFMSRHFLYNCSQPILDVKIAFCQGFGKQVDVSYIAKHYNMSKSKVDNQFYSVEVGDSTFTVLKRYQNLKPIGSGAQGIVCAGYDAVLDRNVAIKKLSRPFQNQTHAKRAYRELVLMKCVNHKNIISLLNVFTPQKSLEEFQDVYLVMELMDANLCQVIQMELDHERMSYLLYQMLCGIKHLHSAGIIHRDLKPSNIVVKSDCTLKILDFGLARTAGTSFMMTPYVVTRYYRAPEVILGMGYKENVDMWSVGCIFGEVIRGTVLFPGTDHIDQWNKVIEQLGTPSPEFMKKLQPTVRNYVENRPKYAGLTFPKLFPDCLFPADSEHNKLKASQARDLLSKMLIIDPAKRISVDEALQHPYINVWYDPAEVEAARDLIQISMPPPQIYDKQLDEREHSIDEWKELIYKEVMNFEERTKNGVVKGQPSPSGAAVNSSESLPPSSSINDISSMSTDQTLASDTDSSLETSAGPLGCCR
- the mapk10 gene encoding mitogen-activated protein kinase 10 isoform X7; translation: MKLQAQVFMSRHFLYNCSQPILDVKIAFCQGFGKQVDVSYIAKHYNMSKSKVDNQFYSVEVGDSTFTVLKRYQNLKPIGSGAQGIVCAGYDAVLDRNVAIKKLSRPFQNQTHAKRAYRELVLMKCVNHKNIISLLNVFTPQKSLEEFQDVYLVMELMDANLCQVIQMELDHERMSYLLYQMLCGIKHLHSAGIIHRDLKPSNIVVKSDCTLKILDFGLARTAGTSFMMTPYVVTRYYRAPEVILGMGYKENVDIWSVGCIMGEMVRHKILFPGRDYIDQWNKVIEQLGTPSPEFMKKLQPTVRNYVENRPKYAGLTFPKLFPDCLFPADSEHNKLKASQARDLLSKMLIIDPAKRISVDEALQHPYINVWYDPAEVEAARDLIQISMPPPQIYDKQLDEREHSIDEWKELIYKEVMNFEERTKNGVVKGQPSPSAQVQP
- the mapk10 gene encoding mitogen-activated protein kinase 10 isoform X4; protein product: MKLQAQVFMSRHFLYNCSQPILDVKIAFCQGFGKQVDVSYIAKHYNMSKSKVDNQFYSVEVGDSTFTVLKRYQNLKPIGSGAQGIVCAGYDAVLDRNVAIKKLSRPFQNQTHAKRAYRELVLMKCVNHKNIISLLNVFTPQKSLEEFQDVYLVMELMDANLCQVIQMELDHERMSYLLYQMLCGIKHLHSAGIIHRDLKPSNIVVKSDCTLKILDFGLARTAGTSFMMTPYVVTRYYRAPEVILGMGYKENVDIWSVGCIMGEMVRHKILFPGRDYIDQWNKVIEQLGTPSPEFMKKLQPTVRNYVENRPKYAGLTFPKLFPDCLFPADSEHNKLKASQARDLLSKMLIIDPAKRISVDEALQHPYINVWYDPAEVEAPPPQIYDKQLDEREHSIDEWKELIYKEVMNFEERTKNGVVKGQPSPSGAAVNSSESLPPSSSINDISSMSTDQTLASDTDSSLETSAGPLGCCR
- the mapk10 gene encoding mitogen-activated protein kinase 10 isoform X1, which codes for MKLQAQVFMSRHFLYNCSQPILDVKIAFCQGFGKQVDVSYIAKHYNMSKSKVDNQFYSVEVGDSTFTVLKRYQNLKPIGSGAQGIVCAGYDAVLDRNVAIKKLSRPFQNQTHAKRAYRELVLMKCVNHKNIISLLNVFTPQKSLEEFQDVYLVMELMDANLCQVIQMELDHERMSYLLYQMLCGIKHLHSAGIIHRDLKPSNIVVKSDCTLKILDFGLARTAGTSFMMTPYVVTRYYRAPEVILGMGYKENVDIWSVGCIMGEMVRHKILFPGRDYIDQWNKVIEQLGTPSPEFMKKLQPTVRNYVENRPKYAGLTFPKLFPDCLFPADSEHNKLKASQARDLLSKMLIIDPAKRISVDEALQHPYINVWYDPAEVEAARDLIQISMPPPQIYDKQLDEREHSIDEWKELIYKEVMNFEERTKNGVVKGQPSPSGAAVNSSESLPPSSSINDISSMSTDQTLASDTDSSLETSAGPLGCCR
- the mapk10 gene encoding mitogen-activated protein kinase 10 isoform X3: MVFMSRHFLYNCSQPILDVKIAFCQGFGKQVDVSYIAKHYNMSKSKVDNQFYSVEVGDSTFTVLKRYQNLKPIGSGAQGIVCAGYDAVLDRNVAIKKLSRPFQNQTHAKRAYRELVLMKCVNHKNIISLLNVFTPQKSLEEFQDVYLVMELMDANLCQVIQMELDHERMSYLLYQMLCGIKHLHSAGIIHRDLKPSNIVVKSDCTLKILDFGLARTAGTSFMMTPYVVTRYYRAPEVILGMGYKENVDIWSVGCIMGEMVRHKILFPGRDYIDQWNKVIEQLGTPSPEFMKKLQPTVRNYVENRPKYAGLTFPKLFPDCLFPADSEHNKLKASQARDLLSKMLIIDPAKRISVDEALQHPYINVWYDPAEVEAARDLIQISMPPPQIYDKQLDEREHSIDEWKELIYKEVMNFEERTKNGVVKGQPSPSGAAVNSSESLPPSSSINDISSMSTDQTLASDTDSSLETSAGPLGCCR